In one Syntrophorhabdaceae bacterium genomic region, the following are encoded:
- a CDS encoding TIGR04076 family protein, whose product MAEVKEAGHRVTGTIKAVKGTCSAGHKVGDVIDLSGRNTGGMCGYLYHSLFPYLVMLQFGGGFPVEWGNPDVVEIDCMDKMNVVTIELRRIAEQK is encoded by the coding sequence ATGGCAGAGGTAAAAGAGGCAGGACACCGTGTGACAGGCACAATAAAGGCCGTGAAAGGCACATGCAGCGCAGGACATAAGGTAGGCGACGTGATAGACCTGAGCGGGCGCAATACCGGAGGCATGTGCGGTTATTTATATCATAGTCTTTTCCCGTATTTGGTTATGCTCCAGTTCGGAGGAGGATTTCCCGTTGAGTGGGGCAACCCTGATGTCGTCGAGATTGACTGTATGGACAAGATGAACGTCGTGACTATTGAACTGAGACGGATAGCTGAGCAAAAATAA